A single genomic interval of Shewanella halotolerans harbors:
- a CDS encoding S8 family serine peptidase codes for MKTKLSLAISAALISSAAVASNQYTANPYAPEITSADSYKKPAASQPSQVAPQRFIIELNSPAVAKYQGGIESMAATAPKKGQKVNVQSAPAQSYASFLAKEQSQFVSELAKKVPNAKVEQSFKTLFNGVTIVGQGLSIEQLAAMPNVKSVYPETMYEANMDSSHDVINTEAMWEAVSGMENAGKDIRVAVIDTGIRPENPMFAGEGFTKPAEGMPSDDYCSTVDASFCNDKLIVARWSQPTFEVCADEHMSPLGYGGHGSHVAGTSVGNKVTTTYEGVEVELSGVAPAAYLMVYKALFTKTDCARGSGSNIMLMEAMEHAVNDGADVINNSWGGGAGGDPANSPYKAMYEAAEAAGVVVVTAAGNDGNGPQTIGCPACIESGITVANTTTGRFFANTLTVDGEEILALQGNNGLLEADITAPIIAAANIDAENTLGCTPFAADSFKDGIALISRGSCSFATKAENAEAAGAKAMVVYNSVPGAPISMFMPDSTLPAVMVSDADGAAILEGLGDDTTGTIAAEVTRIVNSKFADILNQSSSRGPNGNQNILKPDLAAPGTSILSATSPDEDGTDFTTMSGTSMASPHVAGAAALMSQLHPDWSANDIKTALTSTAHMAGVLDDDAATPADPFAMGAGRMDLDAAAKAVLTFDKPSIASDSCVGPCTFTRTVYNKSDEKTSWELSASSDSAGISVSPSSLELEAGESATFTVTVDSTFSEYGAWIFGNVMIKSASHQDAHLPVAILAKESSDSSLISTMATKADLTAAEDMPIKAVVNNTVFENTVTVTAMAPEGTKLTSADDVDVTLNGATQNGFEVDEALGRITWVGQLDLPQIKSAKGTGASPSIFDLDLAYVPACADGCDEKSFTFNLPEFKYNGATYTQLTISDNGIAIVGGGSASGTWNNKELPDSANPNNILAPFWSDYDLSDGTVGDTGGGQLGIQVVAAGGNEWIVVEWKDAQLYADASGNKYSFSLWIQTGDVEDIWFNYLDIPNMPSNVTIGAENISGSVGTTFHYNGQGGTVTTDDYVALQATSSGSVEIDYLATPTSFNPGQTDNFSVDEEATLEANVLENDTVSQKVARVSVTGDGMTANAQRIIDVAPAGALGEATLVDEPAHGEVTLEKDGSITYTPEDDFFGKDSFTYTSKDAEGNLNAATTVNVMVNNINDAPTVAPTGMTSTEGFVVTAKANGKDVDGDNLTYTWTQTAGTPVTFNNGGAEIKFTAPAGNNTLTFSVVASDGELESEAGTATITVNAKEEKSSGGGSLGWFALLMLPFAALRRRK; via the coding sequence GTGAAAACTAAATTATCTCTAGCCATTTCAGCGGCGCTGATCTCGAGTGCGGCTGTAGCCAGCAACCAGTACACCGCAAATCCCTATGCTCCGGAAATCACTTCTGCTGATAGCTACAAGAAGCCAGCAGCTTCTCAGCCTTCACAAGTGGCTCCGCAGCGCTTCATCATCGAACTAAACTCTCCTGCCGTTGCTAAATACCAAGGCGGCATTGAGTCAATGGCGGCCACAGCCCCTAAGAAAGGCCAAAAAGTTAACGTACAGTCTGCGCCAGCTCAAAGCTACGCCAGTTTCCTCGCCAAAGAGCAGTCACAATTTGTGAGTGAACTGGCTAAGAAAGTACCTAACGCCAAAGTTGAGCAAAGCTTCAAGACCCTATTCAATGGTGTGACTATTGTTGGTCAAGGTCTGAGCATCGAGCAGCTAGCGGCCATGCCAAACGTTAAGTCTGTCTACCCTGAGACTATGTACGAAGCTAACATGGACTCATCTCACGACGTCATTAACACTGAAGCGATGTGGGAAGCGGTTTCTGGCATGGAAAACGCCGGTAAAGACATTCGTGTAGCGGTAATTGATACAGGTATTCGCCCAGAAAACCCAATGTTTGCTGGCGAAGGTTTCACAAAACCAGCCGAAGGAATGCCAAGCGACGACTACTGTTCGACAGTAGATGCAAGCTTCTGTAACGACAAACTAATCGTTGCCCGTTGGTCACAACCTACTTTTGAAGTGTGTGCCGACGAGCATATGAGCCCACTGGGTTACGGTGGTCACGGCTCTCACGTTGCCGGTACCTCTGTAGGTAACAAAGTCACCACTACCTACGAAGGTGTTGAAGTTGAACTATCTGGTGTTGCACCTGCAGCCTACCTGATGGTTTATAAGGCACTATTTACTAAGACTGACTGTGCACGCGGCAGCGGCTCTAACATCATGCTGATGGAAGCAATGGAGCACGCCGTAAACGATGGTGCAGATGTTATCAACAACTCTTGGGGTGGCGGCGCTGGTGGCGACCCAGCCAACAGCCCATACAAGGCTATGTATGAAGCTGCTGAAGCGGCTGGCGTAGTCGTTGTTACCGCTGCAGGTAACGATGGTAACGGCCCACAAACTATCGGTTGTCCAGCCTGTATCGAATCAGGTATTACCGTTGCTAACACTACTACTGGTCGTTTCTTTGCTAACACCCTAACCGTTGATGGTGAAGAGATTCTTGCACTGCAGGGCAACAATGGCCTGCTAGAGGCAGATATCACTGCACCTATCATCGCTGCAGCTAACATTGACGCAGAGAACACCCTTGGCTGTACGCCATTTGCTGCCGACTCTTTCAAAGACGGTATCGCCCTGATCTCTCGCGGTTCATGTTCATTCGCAACCAAGGCTGAAAATGCCGAGGCTGCGGGCGCGAAAGCTATGGTCGTTTACAACAGCGTACCAGGCGCTCCAATCTCTATGTTCATGCCAGATTCAACACTGCCAGCAGTGATGGTTTCTGACGCCGACGGCGCAGCTATCCTTGAAGGTCTGGGTGATGACACCACAGGTACTATCGCGGCTGAAGTGACTCGTATCGTTAACAGCAAGTTTGCCGATATCCTGAACCAGTCTAGCTCTCGTGGTCCTAACGGTAACCAAAACATTCTGAAGCCAGATCTTGCTGCGCCAGGTACCTCTATCCTGTCGGCAACTTCTCCTGATGAAGATGGTACTGACTTTACCACTATGTCTGGTACCAGTATGGCGAGCCCACACGTTGCAGGTGCTGCTGCACTGATGAGCCAGCTACACCCTGATTGGTCAGCAAATGACATCAAGACAGCGCTAACTTCTACTGCTCACATGGCAGGCGTACTCGATGATGATGCGGCGACTCCTGCCGATCCATTTGCAATGGGCGCGGGTCGTATGGATCTAGATGCTGCGGCTAAAGCAGTACTGACCTTCGACAAGCCTTCAATTGCTTCTGACTCTTGTGTCGGTCCTTGTACTTTCACTCGTACCGTATACAACAAGAGTGACGAGAAGACCTCTTGGGAGCTTTCAGCTTCTTCTGACAGCGCAGGTATCAGCGTATCGCCTTCATCACTGGAACTGGAAGCTGGCGAATCAGCAACCTTCACTGTGACTGTTGATTCAACCTTCAGCGAATACGGTGCTTGGATCTTCGGTAACGTCATGATCAAGAGCGCATCTCACCAAGACGCTCACCTACCAGTTGCTATCCTGGCTAAAGAATCAAGTGATTCTTCACTGATCTCTACCATGGCAACCAAGGCTGATCTGACAGCTGCTGAAGATATGCCAATCAAAGCCGTTGTAAACAACACAGTATTTGAAAACACTGTAACTGTTACCGCTATGGCACCAGAAGGCACTAAACTTACTTCTGCCGATGACGTTGACGTTACGCTAAACGGCGCAACGCAAAACGGTTTCGAAGTTGATGAAGCGCTTGGTCGCATCACCTGGGTAGGTCAACTGGATCTGCCACAGATTAAGTCTGCCAAAGGTACTGGCGCTAGCCCAAGTATCTTCGACCTAGACCTGGCCTATGTACCAGCTTGTGCTGATGGTTGTGATGAGAAATCATTCACCTTCAACCTACCTGAGTTCAAGTACAACGGTGCAACTTACACCCAGCTAACCATCTCTGATAACGGTATCGCAATCGTTGGTGGCGGTTCAGCATCTGGTACTTGGAACAACAAGGAACTGCCAGATAGCGCAAATCCAAACAACATCCTGGCACCGTTCTGGAGTGACTACGACCTGAGCGACGGCACTGTCGGCGACACGGGTGGCGGACAGCTAGGTATCCAGGTTGTTGCTGCTGGTGGTAACGAGTGGATTGTTGTCGAATGGAAAGATGCCCAGCTATATGCTGACGCCTCAGGCAACAAGTACAGCTTCAGCCTTTGGATCCAAACTGGTGACGTAGAAGATATTTGGTTCAACTACCTAGATATCCCTAACATGCCAAGCAATGTCACTATCGGTGCAGAAAACATCAGCGGTAGCGTAGGTACAACCTTCCACTACAACGGACAAGGTGGCACAGTCACTACTGACGATTATGTTGCACTGCAAGCGACCTCTTCAGGCAGCGTAGAGATCGACTATCTGGCGACACCAACTAGCTTCAACCCAGGTCAAACAGACAACTTCTCTGTTGACGAAGAAGCGACCTTGGAAGCAAACGTGTTAGAAAACGACACTGTTAGCCAGAAAGTAGCTCGCGTCTCTGTAACTGGTGACGGCATGACAGCTAACGCACAACGCATCATCGATGTTGCGCCAGCTGGTGCACTAGGTGAAGCAACACTGGTTGACGAGCCTGCGCACGGTGAAGTAACTCTAGAGAAAGATGGTTCTATTACCTACACACCAGAAGATGACTTCTTCGGTAAAGACTCATTCACTTACACCTCTAAGGATGCCGAAGGCAACCTGAACGCTGCGACCACAGTTAACGTTATGGTTAACAACATCAACGATGCACCTACCGTGGCTCCTACAGGTATGACAAGTACCGAAGGCTTCGTGGTAACCGCTAAGGCCAATGGCAAAGACGTTGATGGTGACAACCTGACCTACACTTGG